A DNA window from Stenotrophomonas sp. 57 contains the following coding sequences:
- a CDS encoding NADH-quinone oxidoreductase subunit D, translating into MSEFHQAREAFASNPAEARQEIRNYTMNFGPQHPAAHGVLRLILEMDGETIMRADPHVGLLHRGTEKLAESKPFNQSIGYMDRLDYVSMMCNEHAYVRAIETLMGIEAPERAQYIRTMYDEITRILNHLMWLGSNALDLGAMAVMLYAFREREELMDCYEAVSGARMHAAYYRPGGVYRDLPDHMPKYKESRWHKGKALKQLNASREGSLLDFLENFTVEFPKRIDEYETLLTDNRIWKQRTVGIGVVTPELAHQWGMTGVMLRGSGVAWDLRKKRPYAKYDAVDFDIPLGKEGDCYDRYLVRVAEMRESNRIIKQCVAWLKANPGPVMVKNFKVAPPRREDMKDDMEALIHHFKLFSEGYCVPAGETYSAVEAPKGEFGCYLVSDGANKPFRVHLRAPGFAHLSSIDSIVRGHMLADVVAMIGTYDLVFGEVDR; encoded by the coding sequence GTGAGCGAGTTCCACCAGGCCCGCGAAGCGTTCGCGAGCAATCCGGCCGAAGCACGGCAGGAAATCCGCAACTACACCATGAACTTCGGCCCGCAGCATCCGGCCGCGCACGGCGTGCTGCGCCTGATCCTGGAAATGGACGGCGAAACCATCATGCGCGCCGACCCGCACGTGGGTCTGCTGCACCGTGGTACCGAGAAGCTGGCCGAGTCCAAGCCGTTCAACCAGTCGATCGGCTACATGGATCGCCTGGACTACGTGTCGATGATGTGCAACGAGCACGCCTACGTGCGCGCGATCGAGACCCTGATGGGCATCGAGGCGCCGGAGCGTGCGCAGTACATCCGCACCATGTACGACGAAATCACCCGTATCCTCAACCACCTGATGTGGCTGGGCTCCAACGCCCTCGACCTGGGTGCGATGGCGGTGATGCTGTACGCCTTCCGCGAGCGCGAAGAGCTGATGGACTGCTATGAAGCGGTCTCCGGCGCGCGCATGCACGCGGCGTACTACCGTCCGGGCGGTGTCTACCGCGACCTGCCGGACCACATGCCGAAGTACAAGGAATCGCGCTGGCACAAGGGCAAGGCGCTGAAGCAGCTCAATGCTTCGCGCGAAGGTTCGCTGCTGGACTTCCTGGAAAACTTCACCGTCGAGTTCCCCAAGCGCATCGACGAATACGAAACCCTGCTGACCGACAACCGCATCTGGAAGCAGCGTACCGTCGGCATCGGCGTGGTCACTCCGGAACTGGCTCACCAGTGGGGCATGACCGGCGTGATGCTGCGCGGCTCGGGCGTTGCCTGGGACCTGCGCAAGAAGCGTCCGTACGCCAAGTACGATGCCGTCGATTTCGACATCCCGCTGGGCAAGGAAGGCGACTGCTACGACCGTTACCTGGTCCGCGTTGCCGAAATGCGCGAATCCAACCGCATCATCAAGCAGTGCGTGGCGTGGCTGAAGGCCAACCCGGGCCCGGTGATGGTGAAGAACTTCAAGGTCGCTCCGCCCAGGCGCGAGGACATGAAGGACGACATGGAAGCGCTGATCCACCACTTCAAGCTGTTCAGCGAAGGCTACTGCGTGCCGGCCGGCGAGACCTACTCGGCGGTGGAAGCCCCGAAGGGCGAGTTCGGCTGCTACCTGGTCTCCGATGGCGCCAACAAGCCCTTCCGCGTGCACCTGCGCGCACCGGGCTTCGCCCACCTGTCCTCGATCGATTCGATCGTGCGCGGCCACATGCTGGCCGACGTGGTGGCGATGATCGGTACCTACGACCTGGTGTTCGGCGAGGTTGACCGGTAA
- a CDS encoding NADH-quinone oxidoreductase subunit C has product MAEQASFIDRLSARFAGAKVIVVEPRGEVTLEVPAAEWHATALALRDEFGFEQAVDLCGVDYLGYGSDEWDTADVSSQGFSRGVEGKAQGRFAWGEFPTEENGADGARPQHMPTQRFAVVAQLRSYQHNLMMHLRCFAPDEALPVVSSLTGIWPGLNWFEREAFDLYGVIFEGHPDLRRILTDYGFVGHPFRKDFPLIGNVEVRYDEEKKRVIYEPVTSVEPRVGVPRVIRDDARLQTAEGERAQEAVK; this is encoded by the coding sequence ATGGCAGAGCAAGCATCCTTCATCGACCGACTCTCCGCACGTTTCGCTGGTGCGAAGGTCATCGTGGTCGAACCCCGCGGCGAAGTGACGCTGGAGGTGCCTGCCGCCGAGTGGCATGCCACCGCGCTGGCGCTGCGTGACGAGTTTGGTTTCGAGCAGGCCGTGGATCTCTGCGGCGTCGACTACCTTGGCTATGGCTCCGACGAATGGGACACCGCCGACGTGTCCTCGCAGGGTTTCAGCCGCGGTGTCGAAGGCAAGGCCCAGGGTCGTTTCGCGTGGGGCGAGTTCCCCACCGAGGAAAACGGTGCCGATGGTGCCCGCCCGCAGCACATGCCGACCCAGCGTTTCGCCGTGGTCGCCCAGCTGCGTTCGTACCAGCACAACCTGATGATGCACCTGCGCTGCTTCGCCCCTGACGAAGCACTGCCGGTGGTGTCCTCGCTGACCGGCATCTGGCCGGGCCTGAACTGGTTCGAGCGCGAAGCGTTCGACCTGTATGGCGTGATCTTCGAAGGCCACCCGGACCTGCGCCGGATCCTGACCGACTACGGTTTCGTCGGCCATCCGTTCCGCAAGGACTTCCCGCTGATCGGCAATGTCGAAGTCCGCTACGACGAAGAAAAGAAGCGCGTGATCTACGAACCGGTCACCTCGGTGGAGCCGCGTGTCGGCGTGCCGCGCGTGATCCGTGACGACGCCCGTCTGCAGACCGCAGAAGGCGAGCGCGCGCAGGAGGCAGTGAAGTGA
- a CDS encoding NADH-quinone oxidoreductase subunit B, giving the protein MGVIQTLDGLMNNPTPEGRVDDILRPEGDNPLLEKGFVTTSVDALLNWARTGSMWPMTFGLACCAVEMMHAGAARLDLDRYGVVFRPSPRQSDVMIVAGTLVNKMAPALRKVYDQMPDPKWVISMGSCANGGGYYHYSYSVVRGCDRVVPVDVYVPGCPPTAEALVYGILQLQKKIWRTQTIAR; this is encoded by the coding sequence ATGGGAGTGATTCAGACTCTCGATGGCCTCATGAACAACCCCACGCCGGAAGGCCGGGTTGATGACATCCTGCGGCCGGAGGGCGACAACCCGCTGCTGGAAAAGGGCTTCGTCACCACCAGCGTCGACGCACTGCTGAACTGGGCGCGCACCGGCTCGATGTGGCCGATGACCTTCGGCCTGGCCTGCTGCGCGGTCGAGATGATGCACGCCGGCGCCGCGCGCCTGGACCTTGACCGCTACGGCGTGGTGTTCCGCCCGTCGCCGCGTCAGTCCGACGTGATGATCGTGGCCGGTACCCTGGTCAACAAGATGGCCCCGGCGCTGCGCAAGGTCTACGACCAGATGCCGGACCCGAAGTGGGTCATCTCGATGGGCAGCTGCGCCAACGGTGGCGGCTACTACCATTACTCCTATTCTGTCGTGCGCGGCTGTGATCGCGTGGTACCGGTGGACGTCTACGTCCCGGGCTGCCCGCCGACCGCCGAGGCGCTGGTGTACGGGATCCTGCAGCTGCAGAAGAAGATCTGGCGTACACAGACCATCGCCCGCTGA
- a CDS encoding NADH-quinone oxidoreductase subunit A, with translation MLAEYLPSLLFLIVATGIGITLMLVGRFLGPRRPDLEKLSPYECGFEAFEDARMKFDVRYYLIAIQFIVFDLEIIFIVPWTQVFMELGARSLVTMGLFVGMLFLGFIYVWKKGALEWE, from the coding sequence GTGCTGGCCGAATATTTGCCGTCTCTGCTGTTTCTGATCGTTGCCACCGGTATCGGCATTACGCTGATGCTGGTTGGTCGATTCCTCGGTCCCCGCCGCCCCGATCTGGAAAAGCTGTCGCCGTATGAGTGCGGCTTCGAAGCCTTCGAAGACGCGCGCATGAAGTTCGACGTGCGCTACTACCTGATCGCGATCCAGTTCATCGTCTTCGACCTGGAAATCATCTTCATCGTGCCGTGGACCCAGGTCTTCATGGAACTGGGCGCCCGTTCGCTCGTCACCATGGGCCTGTTCGTCGGCATGCTGTTCCTCGGTTTCATTTACGTCTGGAAGAAGGGAGCGCTGGAATGGGAGTGA
- the secG gene encoding preprotein translocase subunit SecG: MLMLILNVVYVLVAVAMIALILMQRGSGAAAGSGFGAGASGTVFGARGASNFLSKSTKWLAVVFFGISLFMAWYAGHGTRPAADQDLGLMSAPAASAPAAPAGELPAVPKADAVPVAPVPAANVPAQAESSVSGEEKPSEGSQKH, from the coding sequence ATGCTGATGTTGATCCTCAATGTCGTCTACGTGCTGGTCGCTGTGGCCATGATCGCGCTGATCCTGATGCAGCGTGGCTCGGGTGCGGCGGCGGGTTCGGGCTTTGGCGCCGGTGCCTCGGGCACGGTGTTCGGTGCGCGCGGCGCCTCGAACTTCCTGTCCAAGTCGACCAAGTGGCTGGCGGTCGTGTTCTTCGGCATCAGCCTCTTCATGGCCTGGTATGCCGGTCACGGCACCCGCCCGGCGGCCGACCAGGATCTGGGTCTGATGTCCGCTCCAGCGGCGTCCGCCCCGGCGGCTCCGGCGGGTGAACTGCCGGCCGTTCCGAAGGCCGATGCGGTCCCGGTCGCCCCGGTTCCGGCCGCCAATGTGCCGGCTCAGGCGGAATCTTCGGTTTCTGGTGAAGAAAAGCCTTCGGAAGGCTCCCAGAAACACTGA